A window from Acidobacteriota bacterium encodes these proteins:
- a CDS encoding electron transfer flavoprotein subunit alpha/FixB family protein, which produces MAQGILVFIEERDGKVKKPSLEALGAARKLADGLQEAVIALRIGNGEPSENLAAYGADRVMTVRHDLLAAYSADGYAAALAQAALAVQPRFVFGSSSAMGRDLLPRAAAKLGVGLAQDCIEIHAEGGRLECVRPIYAGKAYARVRLVRTPGMATLRPNVFSLGDPDNGRDAEAVDFTPELTPEHFRAAVREVKASEGQKVELTEANIIVSGGRGMKGPENFPLIEQLADVLGGAVGASRSAVDAGWIDQQHQVGQTGKTVSPTCYVACGISGAIQHLAGMSSSKFIVAINKDPEAPIFSVADYGIVGDLFAVVPALTEEIRKLKSS; this is translated from the coding sequence ATGGCTCAGGGAATCCTGGTCTTTATCGAGGAACGGGACGGCAAGGTAAAGAAACCATCGCTCGAAGCTCTGGGCGCGGCGCGCAAACTGGCCGACGGTCTCCAGGAGGCCGTCATCGCCCTGCGCATCGGGAACGGGGAACCCTCGGAGAACCTGGCCGCGTACGGCGCCGACCGGGTGATGACGGTGCGGCACGATCTGCTCGCGGCCTACTCCGCCGACGGTTACGCCGCGGCCCTGGCCCAGGCGGCCCTCGCCGTCCAGCCTCGGTTCGTGTTCGGTTCGTCCAGCGCCATGGGGCGGGACCTGCTCCCCCGGGCGGCGGCCAAGCTGGGGGTGGGACTCGCCCAGGACTGCATCGAAATCCACGCCGAAGGCGGACGGCTCGAGTGCGTGCGCCCCATCTACGCCGGCAAGGCGTACGCGCGCGTGCGCCTGGTGAGGACGCCGGGCATGGCCACGCTCCGGCCGAACGTGTTTTCGCTCGGGGACCCCGACAACGGGCGCGACGCCGAAGCGGTCGATTTCACCCCGGAACTGACTCCGGAGCACTTCCGCGCCGCCGTCCGGGAGGTCAAGGCCTCCGAGGGGCAGAAGGTCGAGCTGACCGAGGCCAACATCATCGTATCCGGCGGGAGGGGGATGAAGGGGCCGGAGAATTTCCCCCTGATCGAGCAGCTGGCCGATGTCTTGGGAGGCGCCGTGGGGGCCTCGCGCTCCGCGGTGGACGCGGGATGGATAGACCAGCAGCACCAGGTCGGGCAGACGGGGAAGACCGTGTCGCCCACCTGCTATGTCGCCTGCGGCATCAGCGGCGCCATCCAGCACCTGGCCGGCATGTCGTCGTCCAAGTTCATCGTCGCGATCAACAAGGACCCCGAAGCGCCCATTTTCAGCGTTGCCGATTACGGCATCGTGGGGGATCTCTTTGCCGTGGTTCCCGCCCTTACGGAAGAGATCCGGAAACTCAAATCTTCATAG
- a CDS encoding electron transfer flavoprotein subunit beta/FixA family protein — translation MKIVACVKYVPDTAIKVKIAPNTGEVDLSEVSFVVNPYDEFAVEEALQLREKHGGEVIVVGAGSEGASAGLRTCLAMGADSAILVSDGSLEKADSYVVGTVLARVCRNLSPDLILFGKHAIGVDNGQVPAVVAEALDLPQVSVVTRLEVEGSTFRAERDIEGAHEIVEGSLPAVVTAQKGLNVPRYASLKGIMAAKKKQIEVRPLESLGLTAEELEPRVESVGVTLPPSRPPGKILKGEVSEAVPQLVKLLHEEAKII, via the coding sequence ATGAAGATTGTCGCTTGCGTGAAATACGTTCCGGATACCGCCATCAAGGTCAAAATCGCCCCGAACACGGGCGAGGTGGACCTTTCGGAGGTTTCCTTCGTCGTCAACCCATACGATGAATTCGCCGTCGAAGAGGCGCTCCAGCTGAGGGAGAAGCACGGGGGCGAGGTGATCGTCGTCGGCGCGGGAAGCGAGGGCGCATCCGCCGGGTTGCGGACGTGCCTGGCCATGGGAGCGGATTCGGCCATCCTCGTAAGCGACGGTTCCCTGGAGAAGGCGGACAGCTACGTCGTCGGCACCGTCCTGGCCCGCGTCTGCCGGAACCTTTCCCCGGACCTGATCCTTTTCGGGAAGCACGCCATCGGCGTGGACAACGGCCAGGTGCCCGCGGTCGTGGCCGAGGCGCTGGACCTTCCGCAGGTATCGGTGGTCACGAGGCTGGAGGTCGAGGGGAGCACCTTCCGGGCGGAGAGGGACATCGAGGGGGCCCACGAAATCGTGGAGGGGAGCCTCCCGGCCGTCGTGACGGCGCAGAAGGGGCTGAACGTTCCGCGCTACGCCTCCCTGAAGGGGATCATGGCGGCAAAAAAGAAACAGATCGAGGTCCGGCCGCTGGAATCGCTCGGGCTCACCGCGGAAGAACTCGAGCCGCGGGTGGAGTCGGTCGGGGTCACGCTGCCCCCTTCGCGCCCGCCCGGGAAAATCCTCAAGGGCGAGGTTTCCGAAGCGGTGCCGCAGCTGGTGAAGCTGCTCCACGAGGAAGCCAAAATCATTTAA
- the acpP gene encoding acyl carrier protein: MASVKERVKSIIVDQLGVNEAEVTPAASFVDDLGADSLDTIELVMAFEEAFGIEIPDEDAEKIKTVQNAIEYVETHVK; this comes from the coding sequence ATGGCTTCGGTAAAAGAAAGAGTGAAATCGATCATCGTGGATCAGTTGGGCGTGAACGAGGCTGAGGTGACACCGGCGGCGTCCTTCGTCGACGACCTGGGCGCGGATTCGCTGGATACGATCGAACTGGTGATGGCCTTCGAGGAGGCCTTCGGAATCGAGATCCCGGACGAGGACGCCGAGAAGATCAAAACGGTTCAGAACGCCATCGAATACGTCGAGACCCACGTAAAATAG
- the plsX gene encoding phosphate acyltransferase PlsX: MIKIAVDSMGSDNAPFSEVEGAVMAARAYKVAVILVGKESLLAPLLEEAGGGELPIEIRNATEVVAMDESPVAALRKKRDSSIRVAADLVKDGTASGLVSAGNTGAVMATSKMVFGTVPGVDRPALSTVLPTLTGHAVLLDVGANIACKPHHLVQFAVMGHLFSKKIIGVASPRVGLMSVGEEEIKGNDLTKEVHRELKRLKLNFIGNVEGRDLYNGRADVIVCDGFTGNVALKTSEGLIEAVLKLLREELSRNLQAKLGALLSQQSFKRLKKRLDYSEYGGAPLLGLRGATIICHGRSSGNAIKNAIRVAKEFSENQVNAMLEAELSQVEQGSKGVVPIGG; encoded by the coding sequence ATGATTAAGATAGCCGTGGACAGCATGGGGAGTGACAATGCCCCCTTCAGCGAGGTTGAAGGAGCCGTAATGGCGGCCCGTGCCTACAAGGTCGCCGTCATCCTCGTGGGGAAGGAGTCCCTGCTGGCCCCGCTCCTCGAGGAGGCGGGGGGGGGGGAACTCCCGATCGAGATCCGCAACGCGACCGAGGTGGTGGCCATGGACGAGTCCCCGGTCGCGGCCCTCAGGAAGAAGCGGGATTCCTCGATCCGGGTGGCCGCGGACCTGGTGAAGGACGGCACCGCCAGCGGGCTGGTCAGCGCCGGTAACACGGGCGCGGTGATGGCGACCTCGAAGATGGTTTTCGGCACCGTCCCCGGGGTGGACAGGCCGGCGCTGTCGACGGTCCTGCCCACGCTGACGGGTCACGCGGTGCTGCTCGACGTGGGAGCCAACATCGCCTGCAAGCCGCACCACCTGGTCCAGTTCGCCGTCATGGGGCATCTGTTCAGCAAGAAGATCATCGGTGTCGCCTCCCCCCGGGTCGGGCTCATGTCGGTCGGGGAGGAGGAAATCAAGGGGAACGACCTCACCAAGGAGGTCCACCGGGAGCTGAAGCGGCTGAAGCTGAACTTCATCGGCAACGTGGAGGGGCGGGACCTCTACAACGGGCGGGCCGATGTCATCGTCTGCGACGGGTTCACCGGCAACGTCGCCCTGAAGACGAGCGAGGGGCTGATCGAGGCGGTGCTGAAGCTGCTCAGGGAGGAACTTTCGCGGAACCTCCAGGCCAAGCTCGGCGCCCTCCTCAGCCAGCAATCGTTCAAGCGGCTGAAGAAGCGGCTCGACTATTCGGAGTACGGCGGCGCGCCCCTTCTCGGGCTGCGCGGCGCCACCATCATCTGCCACGGCAGATCCAGCGGCAACGCGATCAAGAACGCGATCCGGGTGGCCAAGGAATTTTCAGAAAACCAGGTCAACGCCATGCTGGAAGCGGAACTCAGCCAGGTGGAGCAGGGCTCAAAAGGGGTGGTTCCCATCGGCGGGTGA
- the rpmF gene encoding 50S ribosomal protein L32, whose protein sequence is MPNPKRRHSKSRRGKRRAHDFLEPVSPGKCPNCQEPKAPHQACAKCGYYKGKPVIKGEEEF, encoded by the coding sequence ATGCCGAATCCTAAGAGGAGACATTCCAAGTCGCGCCGTGGAAAGCGCCGGGCCCACGATTTTCTCGAGCCCGTAAGTCCAGGCAAGTGCCCCAACTGCCAGGAGCCCAAGGCGCCGCACCAGGCCTGTGCCAAGTGCGGTTACTACAAGGGGAAACCCGTAATCAAGGGCGAAGAGGAATTCTAG
- a CDS encoding DUF177 domain-containing protein, whose product MFIEIEDLKAEPLHVRHVFPVDEIGFSHADASLSEPVTADFVLTHRDRELHIQGTVETAIAFRCSRCVKDFTRPFSSSFDLFYAPQPDWGAVSTEIELKYEEMEVGYYDGVSFDVNAMILERIELAIPMNFVCREDCQGLCDQCGADLNEGACRCRKEESDSRLSVLLDFQKKKAQKEE is encoded by the coding sequence GTGTTCATTGAAATAGAGGATCTGAAAGCGGAGCCGCTTCACGTCCGTCACGTGTTTCCGGTCGACGAGATCGGGTTTTCCCACGCGGACGCGTCGCTGTCCGAACCGGTGACGGCCGATTTCGTGCTCACGCATCGTGACCGGGAGCTGCATATCCAGGGGACGGTGGAGACTGCGATCGCGTTCCGGTGCTCGCGGTGCGTCAAGGATTTCACCCGCCCCTTCTCCTCCAGCTTCGACCTTTTCTACGCGCCGCAGCCGGACTGGGGCGCCGTGAGCACGGAAATTGAACTGAAGTATGAAGAAATGGAAGTGGGGTATTACGATGGCGTGTCCTTCGACGTGAACGCCATGATCCTCGAGCGGATAGAGCTCGCCATACCCATGAATTTTGTCTGTCGGGAAGATTGCCAGGGGCTCTGCGACCAGTGCGGAGCCGATTTAAATGAAGGGGCGTGCCGCTGCAGGAAGGAGGAGTCGGACTCCCGCCTATCCGTTCTGCTCGATTTTCAGAAGAAGAAAGCGCAGAAGGAGGAGTAG
- a CDS encoding tetratricopeptide repeat protein, with product MSTNKMTRKEILSEDPVHEALLRLVGFFGENKARIGVAAAAVVLLAVGAYGVSRYLGAREARAQVQLGKGIDFFHAAVEADAGADPYAKGPNPVFPGERAKYEAAAREFSAIASGHGYGKIAVVARYYLGLSQLRLGQEAEGIKSLESAASDSRNRSAGFLAKRVLAHTYYDSGNYQGAQEILSQMIRDPKCDLPREELSLELARALEAQGRRDEAVKALREADEQSAAFGPYKQKLIAEIERLGKAPSSGPDPASQP from the coding sequence TTGAGCACTAACAAGATGACTCGCAAGGAAATACTCTCGGAGGACCCGGTTCACGAGGCCCTGCTGCGCCTCGTCGGTTTTTTCGGGGAGAACAAAGCCAGGATCGGTGTTGCCGCCGCAGCCGTCGTCCTCCTGGCCGTGGGCGCCTACGGGGTGTCCCGGTATCTCGGGGCCAGGGAAGCCCGGGCCCAGGTCCAGCTGGGGAAAGGGATCGATTTTTTCCATGCCGCGGTCGAGGCCGACGCCGGCGCCGACCCTTACGCCAAAGGGCCGAATCCCGTCTTTCCCGGCGAACGGGCGAAGTATGAAGCGGCGGCCCGGGAATTTTCGGCCATCGCTTCCGGTCATGGATACGGCAAGATCGCGGTCGTGGCCCGTTATTACCTCGGACTGTCCCAGCTCCGGCTGGGACAGGAAGCGGAGGGGATCAAGAGCCTGGAGTCGGCGGCCTCCGACTCCCGCAACCGCTCCGCCGGTTTTCTGGCGAAAAGGGTGCTGGCCCATACCTATTACGATTCGGGCAACTATCAGGGCGCGCAGGAGATCCTGAGCCAGATGATACGGGATCCCAAATGCGACCTCCCCCGGGAAGAACTGAGTCTGGAGCTGGCGCGGGCGCTCGAGGCGCAGGGGCGCCGGGACGAAGCCGTGAAGGCGCTTCGGGAGGCCGACGAGCAGAGCGCGGCTTTCGGGCCCTACAAACAGAAGCTGATCGCGGAGATCGAGCGGCTCGGGAAGGCGCCGTCGTCCGGCCCGGATCCCGCGTCGCAGCCCTAA
- a CDS encoding DmsE family decaheme c-type cytochrome — MTYRSSLVAFFFPILLLLSPLSGPSAEEAAACLACHQEQAGVLDTRHGTPGDPDSPAGSGRACSACHGENDAHPDDPRGNPFPVRFTRGTVPAREQTEACMECHGGNRHLAFWESGRHARNDVRCNDCHAVHAPPPRGSAVAFTRRDPSASPLVNTGRELEYETCIRCHKRVRIEIGKPSHHPVVEGKVSCSSCHNPHGAQSPGMIRHETLNVQCWSCHADKRGPFLFQHPAVEENCLSCHSPHGSSHAKLLNERVPNLCQDCHDWSRHPGTAYSADQGFDRIPGSPARSANTRFVARSCLNCHNAIHGSNAPATRGKYLTR; from the coding sequence ATGACCTATCGGTCCTCTCTGGTTGCCTTTTTTTTCCCGATCCTTCTCCTCCTGTCCCCCCTCTCCGGCCCCTCCGCGGAGGAGGCCGCGGCCTGCCTCGCCTGCCACCAGGAGCAGGCGGGGGTCCTGGATACCCGGCACGGAACCCCCGGCGATCCCGATTCCCCGGCCGGCAGCGGGCGGGCGTGTTCCGCCTGCCACGGGGAGAATGACGCCCACCCGGACGACCCCCGCGGCAACCCGTTCCCCGTACGCTTCACCCGGGGGACCGTCCCCGCGCGGGAGCAGACCGAAGCCTGCATGGAGTGCCACGGGGGAAACCGGCATCTCGCCTTCTGGGAATCGGGGCGGCACGCACGCAACGATGTGCGCTGCAACGACTGCCACGCCGTGCATGCGCCGCCCCCTCGCGGATCGGCCGTCGCCTTCACCAGGCGCGACCCGTCGGCCTCCCCCCTCGTCAACACGGGGCGGGAGCTGGAATACGAAACCTGCATCCGCTGCCACAAGCGGGTGCGCATCGAGATCGGGAAGCCCTCCCACCACCCCGTCGTGGAAGGCAAGGTCTCCTGCTCCAGCTGCCACAACCCCCACGGCGCCCAGAGCCCGGGGATGATCCGGCACGAAACCCTCAACGTGCAGTGCTGGAGCTGTCACGCCGACAAGCGGGGCCCCTTCCTGTTCCAGCACCCGGCGGTCGAGGAGAACTGCCTCTCCTGCCACAGCCCCCACGGGTCCTCGCACGCGAAACTCCTGAACGAACGGGTCCCCAACCTCTGCCAGGACTGCCACGACTGGTCCCGGCACCCGGGGACCGCCTACAGCGCCGACCAGGGGTTCGACCGGATCCCCGGGTCTCCGGCCAGGAGCGCGAACACCCGGTTCGTCGCCCGGTCGTGCCTCAACTGCCACAACGCCATCCACGGGAGCAACGCGCCCGCCACCCGCGGCAAATACCTCACGCGCTAG
- a CDS encoding MtrB/PioB family outer membrane beta-barrel protein, translating to MKSALCLLLLAFAPVPGAAADGFSLSGSVAVERIGAAEDSRDAAKLVEYRDLSDGIAGAFDLGGRGDRFYFDAFAENLGRDDMFLDLSGGVYGRMKFRLRADWLTHNFGFGPEGARTPYENPGTARLTLFSTAPAELLDSGVPPWSSFKFMTERRNLEGSVELNGRSPWYVLLGGRNVSQSGINKVDAAALGTSPGNGFVDLPYPVDYSTSSGSLEAGYQTRRGHVSASFLRSDFGNDNMLLDFQNPFFGFGIDTATFAPDNVYNRVSASGMLRELPWNATLSGRVTYDRVTDRVPMLDEVLNTSGSPEYTATAPSSDAFRGKVENATAQASYRFAPLGRLDVRAYYNYYRRLNGSTHVAFLVPLETRGLVCSEEGTESAESVAVHCSGTRYSYTKQNPGLEAEYRFNRDNRVSAGFDWLDTNRNRFDAEETGEKKLFVQWSNTSLDSASARVKYQYLRRRSRFLIENAGFDAGSVYYLERFNRSFDVANLDQHLLEADADWSPLPLLDFGFEAYYKRNDYGDLVLGRLADSRREFYGSISYGDPEKYRLTLFGDVEFIRYDSYHRTINAGACPATSPDCFDPRAEPTATAFNWSGRLKDTNWAVELAADWPLSPRLAFKLSAIVQESSGNVDFQAQTLEDGTPAAPLFPIGAYDDIKRRSIHPRAVYAFAPEAELTLGYAFEKFDYDDAQFDGYSYTIGSGTTASYLSGIYAFPGYRAHVAFATMRVRF from the coding sequence ATGAAATCCGCCCTCTGTCTCCTGCTCCTTGCCTTCGCGCCGGTCCCCGGCGCGGCCGCCGACGGGTTCAGCCTTTCCGGGAGCGTCGCCGTCGAAAGAATCGGAGCGGCCGAGGATTCCCGCGACGCGGCCAAACTGGTGGAGTACCGCGACCTGTCCGACGGAATCGCCGGGGCTTTCGACCTCGGCGGCCGCGGCGATCGGTTTTATTTCGACGCCTTCGCCGAGAACCTGGGTCGCGACGACATGTTCCTCGACCTGTCGGGGGGAGTCTACGGCCGGATGAAGTTCCGCCTGCGCGCCGACTGGCTGACGCACAACTTCGGCTTCGGGCCCGAAGGGGCGCGCACCCCTTACGAAAACCCGGGGACCGCCAGGCTGACCCTGTTTTCTACCGCTCCCGCGGAGCTCCTCGATTCGGGCGTGCCCCCCTGGTCCTCCTTCAAGTTCATGACCGAGCGCCGCAACCTCGAGGGGAGCGTGGAGCTGAACGGCCGCTCCCCATGGTACGTCCTGCTCGGCGGCCGGAATGTGTCCCAGTCGGGCATCAACAAGGTGGATGCGGCCGCCCTGGGGACCAGCCCGGGGAACGGGTTCGTCGATCTCCCCTACCCCGTCGACTATTCGACCAGCAGCGGATCGCTGGAAGCGGGGTACCAGACCCGCAGGGGGCACGTATCGGCGAGCTTTCTGCGGAGCGATTTCGGCAACGACAACATGCTCCTGGATTTCCAGAACCCCTTCTTCGGTTTCGGCATCGACACCGCGACCTTCGCCCCCGACAACGTCTACAACCGCGTGAGCGCGAGCGGCATGCTGCGCGAACTCCCCTGGAACGCGACGCTCTCCGGACGCGTCACCTACGACCGGGTCACCGACCGGGTCCCGATGCTGGACGAAGTACTCAACACCTCGGGCTCCCCCGAATACACGGCCACCGCGCCGAGTTCCGACGCGTTTCGGGGCAAGGTGGAGAATGCGACGGCCCAGGCTTCCTACCGGTTCGCGCCGCTCGGCCGCCTGGATGTCCGCGCCTACTACAACTACTACCGGCGCCTGAACGGGTCCACCCACGTCGCATTCCTCGTCCCCCTCGAGACCCGGGGGCTGGTCTGTTCCGAGGAGGGGACGGAGTCCGCCGAAAGCGTGGCGGTCCATTGCAGCGGGACCCGCTATTCCTACACCAAGCAGAATCCAGGGCTGGAAGCGGAGTACCGCTTCAACCGCGACAACCGGGTCAGCGCCGGTTTCGACTGGCTGGACACCAACCGCAACCGCTTCGACGCGGAGGAAACCGGAGAAAAGAAACTGTTCGTGCAGTGGTCCAACACCTCCCTCGATTCGGCTTCGGCGCGGGTCAAATACCAGTACCTGCGCCGGCGTTCGCGCTTCCTCATCGAAAACGCGGGGTTTGACGCCGGCAGCGTCTATTATCTCGAGCGCTTCAACCGTTCCTTCGATGTCGCCAACCTCGACCAGCACCTCCTCGAGGCCGACGCCGACTGGTCCCCGCTGCCCCTGCTCGATTTCGGGTTCGAGGCCTACTACAAGAGAAACGATTACGGGGACCTGGTGCTGGGGCGGCTCGCCGACTCCCGAAGGGAATTTTACGGGAGCATCTCCTACGGAGACCCGGAGAAGTACCGCCTCACCCTGTTCGGCGACGTGGAGTTCATCCGCTACGACTCCTACCACCGGACCATAAACGCGGGCGCCTGCCCGGCGACATCGCCCGACTGCTTCGACCCCCGCGCCGAGCCCACCGCCACCGCCTTCAACTGGAGCGGGCGGCTCAAGGACACAAACTGGGCCGTGGAACTGGCCGCCGATTGGCCCCTCTCCCCCCGCCTCGCGTTCAAGCTCTCCGCCATCGTCCAGGAAAGCAGCGGCAACGTCGACTTCCAGGCCCAGACGCTCGAGGACGGCACACCGGCCGCGCCGCTCTTTCCCATCGGCGCCTACGACGACATCAAGCGGCGTTCGATCCATCCGAGGGCGGTCTACGCCTTCGCCCCGGAGGCGGAACTGACGCTCGGGTACGCCTTCGAAAAATTCGACTACGACGACGCCCAGTTCGACGGCTACAGCTACACCATAGGTTCGGGAACCACGGCCAGTTACCTCTCGGGTATCTACGCCTTCCCCGGCTACCGGGCGCACGTCGCCTTCGCCACGATGCGCGTGCGCTTCTAA
- a CDS encoding DEAD/DEAH box helicase has translation MPEEEVRPTDVTMEQLPEALRAAAARAGWTDLMPVQARGIPLMLSGQNLMIQARTGSGKTGAYILPMLEKLDPGGLYCQALILVPTRELARQVGEESERLCGGSGFRVAVVYGGVGYGPQTDALRQGAQIVVGTPGRLLDLLLRRTFTLDRLEMLVYDEADRMLSMGFYPDMRQMQGYLPRRRVHTSMYSATFPDYVMRTAREFIQEPEFISLSRDHVHVTDTEHVFYIMPGMEKDRGLVRIIEIENPPSALIFCNTKSKVHYVSAVLQRFGYDADELSADLSQKERERVLERVLQGKLRFLVATDVAARGLDIPALSHVFQYEPPEDPESYIHRAGRTGRAGAAGVAVSLVTDLEKMELDRIGRRFGIELQQRPMPGPADVEAVVAERVTALLEARLRDRDKLLIERSQRFVPLGRALAENEDESAIIAMLLDDYYQQTLHAPVPQPGETPPRRAPAAPEKSAQPSSQQRRKRRSRGPRR, from the coding sequence ATGCCGGAAGAAGAGGTCCGACCCACCGATGTCACCATGGAGCAATTGCCCGAAGCGCTGCGCGCGGCGGCCGCCCGCGCGGGCTGGACGGACCTGATGCCGGTCCAGGCCCGCGGGATCCCCCTCATGCTCTCCGGGCAGAACCTGATGATCCAGGCGCGCACCGGGAGCGGGAAGACCGGGGCGTACATCCTGCCCATGCTCGAGAAACTGGATCCCGGGGGGCTCTACTGCCAGGCCCTCATCCTGGTCCCCACGCGCGAACTCGCCCGGCAGGTGGGGGAGGAGTCCGAGCGGCTGTGCGGCGGCAGCGGCTTCCGCGTGGCGGTGGTCTACGGCGGGGTGGGATACGGCCCGCAGACGGACGCCCTCCGGCAGGGGGCGCAGATCGTCGTGGGCACCCCGGGGCGCCTGCTCGACCTCCTGCTCCGGCGGACGTTCACCCTCGACCGCCTCGAGATGCTGGTATACGACGAGGCCGACCGCATGCTGTCGATGGGCTTTTACCCCGACATGCGGCAGATGCAGGGCTACCTGCCCCGGCGCCGCGTTCATACCAGCATGTATTCGGCCACCTTCCCGGACTATGTCATGCGCACGGCCAGGGAGTTCATCCAGGAGCCGGAATTCATCTCCCTCAGCCGGGACCACGTCCACGTGACCGACACCGAGCACGTCTTCTACATCATGCCGGGCATGGAGAAGGACCGCGGCCTCGTGCGTATCATCGAGATCGAAAACCCCCCCTCCGCCCTCATTTTCTGCAACACCAAGTCCAAGGTGCATTATGTGTCGGCCGTGCTGCAGCGCTTCGGGTACGACGCCGACGAGTTGAGCGCCGACCTGTCGCAGAAGGAGCGGGAGCGGGTGCTGGAACGGGTGCTGCAGGGGAAACTCCGTTTCCTGGTGGCCACCGACGTGGCCGCCCGCGGGCTGGACATCCCCGCCCTCTCCCACGTGTTCCAATACGAACCCCCGGAAGACCCCGAGAGTTATATCCACCGCGCCGGGCGTACCGGGCGGGCGGGAGCGGCCGGCGTCGCCGTTTCGCTCGTGACCGACCTGGAGAAGATGGAACTCGACCGCATCGGCCGGCGCTTCGGCATCGAACTGCAGCAGCGGCCCATGCCCGGTCCCGCGGACGTGGAAGCGGTGGTCGCCGAACGGGTCACCGCCCTGCTCGAAGCCCGCCTGCGGGACCGGGACAAGCTGCTGATCGAGCGCAGCCAGCGCTTCGTGCCGCTGGGCCGCGCCCTGGCCGAGAACGAGGACGAATCCGCCATCATCGCGATGCTGCTCGACGATTATTACCAGCAGACGCTTCATGCGCCGGTACCTCAGCCCGGCGAGACCCCCCCCCGCCGCGCGCCCGCGGCGCCGGAAAAGAGCGCCCAGCCGTCTTCGCAGCAGCGGCGGAAACGCCGGAGCCGGGGCCCGCGCCGTTGA
- a CDS encoding glycosyltransferase family 2 protein, whose translation MSPGRTRSPRVSILLPARNASATLDSCLRSVRRQALGEWECVLVDNGSSDGTRQAADRFAARDGRFRVVPFPEGNLVAALNEGVRHCRAPLIARMDADDLMHRDRLAAQAQALERESSLAAVGCHVRLFPRAALARGLCDYEAWLNSLRSCWDVARDAFVECPVAHPSLMMRRDMAALGYADRGWPEDYDLVLRALGARMRIGVVPRRLLSWRDGPRRLSRTDPRYALDRFVACKAHYLAAGFLGGSDRYILCGYGSTGSALRRALARLDRHPAWIVEVHPARLGKRIHGAPVIPAAALPGIEPLPILVSVARQGPRSEVRRTLAALGFVEGKDYVCAA comes from the coding sequence TTGAGTCCTGGCCGGACCCGCAGCCCGAGGGTGTCGATCCTCCTCCCCGCGCGCAACGCCTCCGCGACCCTCGACTCCTGCCTCAGGAGCGTGCGGCGCCAGGCCCTCGGCGAATGGGAATGCGTCCTCGTCGACAACGGGTCCAGCGACGGCACGCGCCAGGCGGCCGACCGCTTCGCCGCCCGCGACGGCCGCTTCAGGGTCGTCCCCTTCCCCGAGGGGAACCTCGTCGCCGCCCTCAACGAGGGGGTGCGCCATTGCCGGGCCCCCCTGATCGCGCGCATGGACGCCGACGACCTCATGCACCGGGACCGGCTGGCGGCCCAGGCACAGGCGCTCGAGCGCGAATCCTCGCTGGCGGCCGTGGGCTGCCACGTGAGGCTGTTCCCGCGTGCGGCCCTCGCCCGCGGGCTCTGCGACTACGAGGCGTGGCTCAACAGCCTGCGCTCCTGCTGGGACGTCGCCCGCGACGCCTTTGTCGAGTGTCCCGTCGCCCACCCCTCCCTGATGATGCGGCGCGACATGGCGGCCCTTGGATACGCCGACCGCGGATGGCCCGAGGACTACGACCTGGTGCTGCGCGCGCTCGGCGCCCGCATGCGGATCGGCGTGGTGCCCCGCCGCCTCCTGTCGTGGCGCGACGGCCCCCGGAGGCTTTCCCGCACCGACCCGCGCTACGCCCTCGACCGGTTCGTCGCCTGCAAGGCCCATTACCTGGCCGCCGGTTTTCTCGGGGGGTCGGACCGCTATATCCTTTGCGGCTACGGCAGCACCGGCAGCGCGCTCAGGCGCGCGCTGGCCCGCCTCGACCGGCATCCCGCCTGGATCGTGGAGGTCCACCCGGCGCGTCTCGGCAAGCGGATTCACGGGGCGCCCGTGATCCCCGCCGCCGCCCTGCCCGGAATCGAACCCCTGCCGATCCTGGTCTCCGTCGCCCGCCAGGGGCCGAGGAGCGAGGTGCGCCGGACGCTCGCGGCACTCGGCTTCGTCGAGGGGAAGGATTACGTATGCGCGGCCTGA